Proteins encoded in a region of the Strix uralensis isolate ZFMK-TIS-50842 chromosome Z, bStrUra1, whole genome shotgun sequence genome:
- the PHF24 gene encoding PHD finger protein 24: MGVLMSRRQTVEKVQKVSLAVSAFKDGLREQPSTRRRAEAGGTRRGTLEQTVQEGEEDASAGPSQPEESSASKAAWERLRDGRGVEPEEFDRANRFTPPAFIRPKRELHDDEPPDISLEQREQVLNDEMCEICEVWTAESLFPCRICSRVYHDGCLRRMGYLQNDSSVEVTETAHTETGWSCYYCDNLNLLLTEEEMYSLMETLQHCKIIPETCLTLDDFLHYKHLVHKQQFERPMAEAQEERAALQFSALDPDKKGHIEWHDFLSHESIQLLQKLRPQNALLRLLTAKERERARAAFLALDQDSDGFIGEGECHRARHAWFRKHQKETPSCNVSISHVGPMSESSPASSGSSKSQEKTLPATEQEEARPIDWPGFLRENVAYILAARPNSAALHLQPPA; encoded by the exons ATGGGGGTGCTGATGTCCAGGAGGCAGACGGTGGAGAAGGTGCAGAAGGTCAGCTTGGCCGTGTCAGCCTTTAAGGACGGGCTGCGGGAGCAGCCGTCGACACGGCGGCGGGCAGAGGCGGGGGGCACGCGCCGGGGGACACTGGAGCAGACggtgcaggagggagaggaggacgCATCGGCAGGACCTTCCCAGCCAGAGGAGAGCAGCGCCAGCAAGGCGGCCTGGGAACGGCTGCGGGATGGCCGGGGCGTAGAGCCGGAGGAGTTTGATCGAGCCAACAGGTTCACACCACCCGCCTTCATCCGGCCCAAGCGGGAGCTGCATGATGATGAGCCCCCAGACATCAGCCTGGAGCAGCGGGAGCAG GTCCTCAATGATGAGATGTGCGAGATCTGCGAGGTGTGGACAGCCGAGAGCCTCTTCCCCTGCCGCATCTGCAGCCGGGTGTACCACGACGGCTGCCTGCGCCGCATGGGCTACCTGCAAAACGACAGCTCCGTGGAGGTGACGGAGACGGCGCACACCGAGACAGGCTGGAGTTGCTACTACTGC gacaaCCTCAATCTCCTGCTGACCGAGGAAGAGATGTACAGCCTGATGGAGACCCTGCAGCACTGCAAGATCATTCCAG AGACCTGCCTGACCCTGGACGACTTCCTGCACTACAAGCACCTGGTGCACAAGCAGCAGTTCGAGCGGCCCATGGCTGAGGCACAGGAGGAGCGGGCAGCCCTGCAGTTCTCCGCCCTGGACCCCGACAAGAAGGGGCACATCGAGTGGCACGACTTCCTCTCCCACGAGTCcatccagctgctgcagaaactACGGCCGCAG AATGCCCTGCTGCGTCTGCTGACGGCCAAGGAGCGGGAGCGGGCACGGGCGGCCTTCCTGGCCCTGGACCAGGACAGTGATGGCTTCATCGGGGAGGGCGAGTGCCACCGGGCCCGGCATGCCTGGTTCCGCAAGCACCAAAAGGAGACACCGTCCTGCAACGTCAG CATCAGCCACGTAGGGCCCATGTCGGAGAGCAGCCCCgccagcagcggcagcagcaagAGCCAGGAGAAGACCCTGCCAGCCACGGAACAGGAGGAGGCCAG GCCCATCGACTGGCCCGGCTTCCTGCGGGAGAACGTCGCCTACATCCTGGCTGCCCGCCCCAACAGCGCCGccctccacctgcagcccccGGCCTAA